The DNA segment CACCGAAGAACAGCTCATGTTCATCTACAAGCGTCTGGAGCGTGAAGCCTGGTAATTGCTCAGAAAATGAAGTATAACGGTAAGGGTAACGAGGCCCGTATCGTTAATAAATGGTTACGTTTGTCGTCTCTTAATTCATTACACGTAACCTTAACCAGTAACCGAAACGGGCTTCGTAACCGTAACCCAAACACTCGGACAATTTTCATTGTTCGAGGGTGATAACTCTGTCATGAAAGATTGACCTCTATTTTCCCGGGCAAAGGATTCAGGAAATTCAGCCTGAGAAAGGAAGAGCCATATGGAACAGGCCATCTATCAGGAACTCCCTGCTGAGAGAATGGAGGAGATAGAAGGTCTCTTTGCTGAGATCCGGAAGGAATTTAAGGGAAGGGCTGATGAACTTATTCCCATGCTTCAGAGGGTTCAGAGGGCACTCGGTTTTTTGCCCGAGCAGGCCCTTATCGAAATCGCCCGCCTGACCAGGCTGTCCGCTGCAAGGGTTTTCGGGACAGCCACATTCTATGCTCAGTTCCGGTTTCAACCCGTTGGGAAAAACATCATTCGGGTCTGTCGCGGGACCGCCTGCCATGTAAAAGGAGGGGCACGAATCCTCAGAGAGGTAGAAAAACAACTCGGCATAAAGCCAGGTGAGAACACCCAAGACCTCAAATTTGCTCTGGAGACAGTAGCTTGTATCGGCGCTTGTGCACTGGCGCCAACGACGGTGATTAGCGGTGATACCTACGGTCAGATGACTACCAAAAAGGTGGGAGAAATCCTCAAGGATAGAGACTAAGGAGGGCATCGATGGTGGTAAGAGCGAACCAAGAGTTTTCAGGGGAGAAAAGGCGTACGGTCTTGGTTTGCCAAGGAACAGGCTGTACTTCATCCAAGTCTGAGCAAATTAGGGCTGCGCTGGAGCTGGGAGTGAAAGAGAGAGGGTTGCATGATGTCTCGGTTGATTTTACAGGATGCCACGGTTTCTGCCAACAAGGGCCCATTGTGATTGTTGAGCCGGAAAACATTTTCTATGCTCATGTCAAAATAGAAGATGTCTCTGACATTGTCCATTCGCACCTCCTGAATCGCAAGCATGTTGAGCGTCTTTTTTACCGTGACCCCTTAACTAAAGAAGCCGTATCAACCTATAAAGACATAGACTTCTATAAAAAGCAGAAACGCCTAATTCTTCGCAATTGTGGACATATTAATCCCGAATCGATTGATGACTATATCGCCACAGGTGGTTATAAAGCACTGAAAAAGGTGCTATCCCAGATGTCTCCAGAGCAAGTCATAGATGAGATAAAACGCTCCGGACTGCGAGGACGTGGCGGCGCCGGGTTTCCCACAGGGCAAAAATGGGAGTTTTGCCACAAGGCACCTGGCCATCAGAAATACATGATATGCAATGCTGATGAAGGCGACCCAGGGGCTTTCATGGACAGAAGCACCATGGAGGGCGACCCACATGCCGTCATTGAAGGAATGATTATCGCCGCATATGCCATCGGAGCCAACGAAGGCTATATCTATTGTAGAGCTGAATATCCCCTGGCCATTAAACGTTTGTACATCGCCATTAAACAAGCAGAGGATAATGGAATCATGGGCAAGCACATCCAGGGCTCGGATTTTAGTTTCAATGTGCACGTTAAGGAAGGCGCGGGCGCCTTTGTCTGCGGTGAGGAAACAGCCTTAATGGCATCGATTGAGGGCAATCGAGGCATGCCTCGTCCTCGGCCTCCCTTCCCCGCTCAGTCTGGTTTGTGGGGCAAGCCTACCAACATTAACAACGTGAAAACATTAGCAAGCATCCCCGTCATCATCGAAAAAGGCGCAGAGTGGTATTCCAGCATAGGAACGGATAAAAGCAAGGGGAGCGCTGTCTTCGCCCTCACCGGGAAGATTACTAATAGTGGTCTTGTTGAGGTGCCGATGGGCACAACCCTCCGTGAGATTATTTTTGAAATTGGGGGAGGCATCCCCAGTGGTAAACGCTTTAAGGCCGTGCAGACAGGAGGTCCATCGGGGGGATGTTTACCCGCCAGCTTCTTAGATTCTCCTGTTGATTATGAAACACTGGCTGAAGCAGGTTCCATCATGGGATCAGGTGGCATGGTGGTGTTGGACGAGGACACTTGCATGGTGGATATGGCAAAGTATTTCCTCTCATTTACCCAGCTTGAGTCCTGCGGCAAATGTATCCCCTGCCGTTGGGGGACCAAACAGATGCTGGACATCCTTGAAGACATTACTTGCGGAAGAGGCAAGATGGAGGACATTAACCTGTTGATCGAACTGGGTGAAGCCGTCAAGGCAGGCTCCCTCTGCGGTCTGGGACAAACAGCCCCTAACCCTGTGCTCTCGACCGTCCGGTATTTCCGGGATGAATATGAGTCCCACATCAAGAGATCACACTGTGCAGCAGCGATATGCAAAGGATTGGTTAAGGCCCCTTGCAGTCATACTTGCCCCGCGGGAGTCGATGTGCCCCGCTATATTCGCCGGATCACTGAGGGGAATTATGACGAGGCCCTCTCAGTGATTAGAGAGAGGATCCCCTTCCCTTCGGTTTGCGGCTATGTCTGTTTCCATCCCTGTGAGGATAAGTGCCGCCGAAGTCAACTCGACGAACCTGTCGCTATCAGAGCGCTGAAGCGCTTTGCGGCTGACCATGCCAAGAAGGCAGCCTCCATCCACCAAAAGGTTGCATTACCTTCTGGCAAGCGTGTTGCTGTGGTAGGCTCGGGCCCGGCCGGACTGACAGCCGCATACTATCTCGCCAAGACTGGAGGTCACGCTGTAACAGTTTTCGAGGCGTTGCCTGAAGCTGGAGGGATGATGAGAGTCGGCATCCCAAGATACAGGTTGCCGAAGGAGGTACTGGATGCTGAAATAGAAATGATTAAACAAGTGAGAGTGGAGATAAAGACGAATTGCAGAATAGATTCCGTCAACTCACTTCGCGAGCAGGGGTATGACGCAATATTTCTGGCTCTGGGAGCACACGTTGGCACCAAAATGCGTGTTGCCGGAGAAGACTCTCAAGGGGTAGTAGACTGCGTCTCTTTGCTTCGTGATGTGAGCCTGGGGAAAGAGGTCAAGCTGGGAGAAAAGGTTGCCGTCATCGGTGGAGGCAATGCCGCCATCGATGCCTCACGCACTGCTCTTCGACTCGGCGCAAAAGAGGTAACGATCATCTATCGTCGTAGCCGGGAAGAGATGCCCGCCTCTAAAGAAGAGGTTGAGGAGGCTTTGGAGGAAGGCGTGAAGATAAAGTATCTTACCGCTCCAGTCAATATATACCGCCAGAATGGTCACTTCAAGATGGAATGTATTCAGATGAAGTTGGGAAAGACGGACGCCAGTGGCAGGCGACAGCCGGAACCAGTGTCTGGCAGCAAATTTGAGGAAGAGTTCGACACCATCGTAACAGCCATTGGACAGATCCCTCAAATTCCAGAGAAGATGGAGGTAAAGGTCGATAAGGGTGGAGTTCTGCACGCTGATCCAGACACATCCGTGACGGAGAGGGTAGGCGTATTCGCTGGTGGAGACGTGGTTAGCGGGCCAGCCTCAGTTATAGAAGCTATTGCCGCAGGAAGGCAAGCTGCCATATCGATTGATAAATACCTTGGAGGCAAAGGTCTCATCGAGGAAAAGATAGCCTCACCGGAAGATGTTACAGCTTTGCCCGAGATGTCAGAGGAGGAATCGGAAAAACATCGTCCCCCAATGCCAGTTCTATCACTCAACAGGCGGCTTGAAGGCTTCGAGGTAGTAGAAATCGGTTATCCAGAAGCAACAGCAATAGAAGAAGCACAACGATGTTTAAGATGCGACCTTGAGCCGGAGTAAACCCCGTTAGAAAGGGCAGGGCTTTTACCCCGCCCTCAATAAAGAGTTGAT comes from the Syntrophales bacterium genome and includes:
- the nuoE gene encoding NADH-quinone oxidoreductase subunit NuoE produces the protein MEQAIYQELPAERMEEIEGLFAEIRKEFKGRADELIPMLQRVQRALGFLPEQALIEIARLTRLSAARVFGTATFYAQFRFQPVGKNIIRVCRGTACHVKGGARILREVEKQLGIKPGENTQDLKFALETVACIGACALAPTTVISGDTYGQMTTKKVGEILKDRD
- the nuoF gene encoding NADH-quinone oxidoreductase subunit NuoF — translated: MVVRANQEFSGEKRRTVLVCQGTGCTSSKSEQIRAALELGVKERGLHDVSVDFTGCHGFCQQGPIVIVEPENIFYAHVKIEDVSDIVHSHLLNRKHVERLFYRDPLTKEAVSTYKDIDFYKKQKRLILRNCGHINPESIDDYIATGGYKALKKVLSQMSPEQVIDEIKRSGLRGRGGAGFPTGQKWEFCHKAPGHQKYMICNADEGDPGAFMDRSTMEGDPHAVIEGMIIAAYAIGANEGYIYCRAEYPLAIKRLYIAIKQAEDNGIMGKHIQGSDFSFNVHVKEGAGAFVCGEETALMASIEGNRGMPRPRPPFPAQSGLWGKPTNINNVKTLASIPVIIEKGAEWYSSIGTDKSKGSAVFALTGKITNSGLVEVPMGTTLREIIFEIGGGIPSGKRFKAVQTGGPSGGCLPASFLDSPVDYETLAEAGSIMGSGGMVVLDEDTCMVDMAKYFLSFTQLESCGKCIPCRWGTKQMLDILEDITCGRGKMEDINLLIELGEAVKAGSLCGLGQTAPNPVLSTVRYFRDEYESHIKRSHCAAAICKGLVKAPCSHTCPAGVDVPRYIRRITEGNYDEALSVIRERIPFPSVCGYVCFHPCEDKCRRSQLDEPVAIRALKRFAADHAKKAASIHQKVALPSGKRVAVVGSGPAGLTAAYYLAKTGGHAVTVFEALPEAGGMMRVGIPRYRLPKEVLDAEIEMIKQVRVEIKTNCRIDSVNSLREQGYDAIFLALGAHVGTKMRVAGEDSQGVVDCVSLLRDVSLGKEVKLGEKVAVIGGGNAAIDASRTALRLGAKEVTIIYRRSREEMPASKEEVEEALEEGVKIKYLTAPVNIYRQNGHFKMECIQMKLGKTDASGRRQPEPVSGSKFEEEFDTIVTAIGQIPQIPEKMEVKVDKGGVLHADPDTSVTERVGVFAGGDVVSGPASVIEAIAAGRQAAISIDKYLGGKGLIEEKIASPEDVTALPEMSEEESEKHRPPMPVLSLNRRLEGFEVVEIGYPEATAIEEAQRCLRCDLEPE